One window of the Salvia miltiorrhiza cultivar Shanhuang (shh) chromosome 6, IMPLAD_Smil_shh, whole genome shotgun sequence genome contains the following:
- the LOC130987656 gene encoding uncharacterized protein LOC130987656 isoform X1 has translation MANQGAKKRKEENIRHMKTLLRLIIASNVIYIVLRMGVFYSSFTWKHWLGLILTSLAYVIPYQQLDAMAKPSYTEDGELLDGGFDMSTGGICGYLHDVIYITCFVQLSSIISGKFWYIYLVVRHSIPSSSIIHHLIAEREREMHFTFLANNYMVMLFGLCIEQFKFPFFNKKITSPSWNN, from the exons ATGGCGAATCAAGGAGCGAAGAAGCGCAAAGAAGAAAACATCCGACACATGAAAACTCTGCTCCGTCTCATCATCGCTTCCAAT GTGATCTATATAGTGCTGAGGATGGGAGTTTTCTACTCGAGTTTCACGTGGAAGCATTGGTTAGGCTTGATTTTGACTTCGCTGGCCTACGTGATCCCCTACCAGCAGCTGGATGCCATGGCGAAACCTAGTTACACTGAAGACGGCGAGCTTCTCGACGGCGGCTTCGATATGAGCACCGGCGGAATTTGCGG ATATTTGCACGATGTGATCTACATTACTTGCTTCGTTCAACTTAGTTCCATCATCTCCGGAAAGTTCTGGTACATATACTTGGTGGTAAGGCATTCAATCCCCTCCTCATCTATAATACACCACTTaattgcagagagagagagagagatgcatTTTACTTTCCTTGCCAATAATTATATGGTAATGTTGTTTGGTTTGTGTATAGAACAATTCAAGTTCCCCTTCTTCAACAAAAAGATTACGAGTCCCTCTTGGAACAACTAG
- the LOC130987656 gene encoding uncharacterized protein LOC130987656 isoform X2, with product MANQGAKKRKEENIRHMKTLLRLIIASNVIYIVLRMGVFYSSFTWKHWLGLILTSLAYVIPYQQLDAMAKPSYTEDGELLDGGFDMSTGGICGYLHDVIYITCFVQLSSIISGKFWYIYLVIPGFAAYKLFGLVRGFMSQGSEGGEEDEKTKKKREKMEKRASRGKFVKTRTR from the exons ATGGCGAATCAAGGAGCGAAGAAGCGCAAAGAAGAAAACATCCGACACATGAAAACTCTGCTCCGTCTCATCATCGCTTCCAAT GTGATCTATATAGTGCTGAGGATGGGAGTTTTCTACTCGAGTTTCACGTGGAAGCATTGGTTAGGCTTGATTTTGACTTCGCTGGCCTACGTGATCCCCTACCAGCAGCTGGATGCCATGGCGAAACCTAGTTACACTGAAGACGGCGAGCTTCTCGACGGCGGCTTCGATATGAGCACCGGCGGAATTTGCGG ATATTTGCACGATGTGATCTACATTACTTGCTTCGTTCAACTTAGTTCCATCATCTCCGGAAAGTTCTGGTACATATACTTGGTG ATTCCAGGATTTGCCGCATATAAACTCTTTGGGCTTGTGAGAGGGTTTATGTCACAAGGTTCAGAG GGGGGCGAGGAAGACGAGAAGAcgaaaaagaagagagagaaaatggagaagaggGCTTCAAGAGGCAAATTTGTCAAGACCAGGACCCGATGA
- the LOC130987654 gene encoding uncharacterized protein LOC130987654: MRILIRTMRQFRPAFRSRGNTIYEGSSRMRDSWFNMDHRSIYSLSHSIDEFCKSRYTHMIHRATISTDVATLTNGEHNGGGPLLEYERRIAAGELLDGDACQLSTLGELQRLYDELVENADACRLDRYATSKKAGRSRWLWSRFIPQASDAPVRGLYLYGGVGTGKTMLMDLFFNQLPSNWRKKRIHFHDFMLNVHSRLQKHKGVSDPLEVVAGELSDEAILLCLDEFMVNDVADALILNRLFGHLFSNGVILVATSNRAPDNLYEGGLQRDLFLPFIATLKERCVAYQIGSSVDYRRMTSAEQGFYFVGKHLTGLLKQKFYQLIGEHTASPQEVEVVMGRKLQVPLGADGCALFPFEELCDRPLGAADYFGLFNKFHTLALDGVPLFGLSNRTAAYRFVTLVDVMYENRARLLCTAEGTPLQLFERIVTIADAQQMAPRTSSRSRKSDDSDICVDNELGFAKDRTISRLTEMNSKEYLEQHAEAFIGKHRDQKVLSS, from the exons ATGAGGATTCTCATTCGGACCATGAGGCAATTTAGGCCTGCTTTCAGGTCTAGAGGAAACACCATATACGAGGGCTCGTCTAGAATGCGAGATTCTTGGTTCAATATGGATCACCGCTCTATATATAGCCTGTCCCATAGTATAGATGAATTTTGTAAAAGTAGATATACACACATGATCCACAGAGCTACTATATCAACTGATGTAGCTACATTGACTAATGGAG AACATAATGGAGGAGGGCCTCTGCTAGAATATGAGCGTAGGATAGCTGCCGGTGAACTTTTGGATGGAGATGCTTGCCAG CTAAGTACCCTGGGAGAGCTTCAAAGACTATACGATGAGCTTGTTGAAAATGCAGATGCTTGCCGATTGGATCGTTATGCTACTTCTAAGAAAGCTGGGAG GAGTAGGTGGTTATGGTCGCGTTTTATACCCCAAGCTTCGGATGCACCAGTGAGAGGACTTTATCTATACGGGGGAGTGGGAACTGGAAAGACTATGTTAATGGACTTATTTTTTAATCAGCT TCCTTCCAACTGGAGGAAGAAGAGGATCCATTTCCATGACTTCATGCTAAATGTTCACAGCCGTCTACAA AAGCACAAGGGAGTGTCAGATCCTTTGGAAGTTGTCGCTGGAGAGCTATCGGATGAAGCAATCTTGCTATGCCTTGATGAATTCATG GTGAATGATGTTGCTGATGCCTTAATTCTCAATCGTTTATTTGGACATTTATTCAGCAACGGAGTT ATTCTCGTTGCTACCTCAAACCGAGCTCCAGATAACCTCTATGAAGGGGGGCTACAGAGGGACCTGTTTCTTCCATTCATTGCTACTTTGAAG GAAAGATGTGTAGCTTATCAAATCGGTTCCTCTGTGGACTACCGGAGAATGACATCG GCGGAGCAAGGATTCTACTTCGTCGGCAAGCATTTGACGGGCCTTCTCAAGCAAAAGTTCTACCAATTAATTGGTGAACATACAGCTTCTCCACAAGAGGTGGAAGTTGTCATGGGGAGAAAATTGCAG GTCCCACTGGGTGCTGACGGCTGTGCTCTCTTCCCTTTTGAGGAACTCTGCGACAGGCCTCTTGGAGCTGCAGACTATTTTGGGTTGTTTA ATAAATTCCATACACTGGCACTCGACGGCGTGCCACTTTTCGGGCTCTCCAACAGGACTGCAGCGTATCGGTTTGTCACTTTAGTTGAT GTTATGTACGAGAACAGAGCTAGACTATTATGCACTGCTGAGGGGACTCCACTCCAACTCTTTGAACGGATTGTAACAATAGCCGATGCTCAGCAAATGGCACCGAGGACCTCTTCAAGATCAAGGAAATCCGATGACTCCGACATTTGTGTGGACAACGAATTAGGTTTTGCAAAAGATCGCACCATTAGTAG GTTAACAGAAATGAATAGCAAAGAGTACTTGGAGCAACATGCCGAAGCCTTTATAGGAAAGCATCGCGATCAGAAAGTCTTGAGCTCGTAG